The DNA region CTTGAAGGGGCCGAACGAGCGAGGCAAAATAGATGCTGCGAAAGATTAGTATTGAGTAAAAGGATATGAACCTCAACTCACGCAGCAAAGAATAGGCATTGGGTCGTTTCCGAGTCAACCTGAAGATGGGCGACATGTATCTTCTTCAAAGCTAGTTGAAAGTAGACGTCGCCCATCTTACGCTTTCGAAgccttttttctttctctccatcttcagaGTCAGTCGCAAACCGAAGGCCAGCGACGGACTGGCTTGCACATCCCAACGCTAGCGTCAGCAAGCAGAGACAGCAGTGGACGGTGTCCTCGGCTGGCACCCCATTCTCCATTGTCGATCTTATCGCTTGCAGCTGGCTCTGTGACATTGTGGGATACCAAAAGTTCACATTGTGCTCGAATGAGTCGAGTATTGAGTCGATAGCATCGGCATCAACATACGGATATATCGGGTTCGATGTGACCGCCAACGGAGTGCGAGACTGTTCAAGGTGGAATATTGACATCCCGTCGCTCCGTAACTGCGGAAAGACATCAAAGTGTGGCCATTGCAGGACAGACTCTGTCGTTGAAGTGTGCATCGAGTCCAATACGGCGTTCTCAAAGTTGTTGCCATTCTCACGATAGTCCTGGCTTGTAGGGGTATGAATGGCGAAGCTCCTCCGTCGCAGGCTCGCGTCTGGTGTTGAGCCACAGAAAGAATTGGTGCGACGATCCTGCGGCGAAGCTTGAGATTGGGGCTGACTGGTAACCTGAGGACTGATCGACGACTAGGAGCAACGTGGGTCAGAGGATGCACGCGCTGATAACGGAAGCTCGACTCACGATATTGGACTTGAGCTCGTGGAGGGATCTCTCCACTCGAAGAACGCTCTCCAGGATTACATCGGTCTTGCTTCTTCTGAGGTGCCATTATTACTACACAGCGACATGAACGGTGTCCATCCAATGCTTACGAGTTTGCCTCAGACCCATATGCGCACTCTTGATTCGCAGCGGCACACGTGGCACAAGGATGGCCTCCATCGCATCTATCAACCGAGTCAGAGATACGTTGATAACGGGAGTCTCGGATGGAGGGTTCAGGGACCTTGTTTTACGGGTCCGACACCCATCACACTGTGTCGCATCAGCTCAGATCAGCACACAGTCTAGAAACTCAAAACGTACCGCATGCGAAGTCCGAAGCCTCTTCCTTGCAGGCCAGTTGCCAGAGTCGTTCAATCCGTCGTCAACTTGCTCCATCGCGTCAAAATCCGCTCTCGCTCCGCCACGGGCCGACGAGAAAACGCGGGGGAACGAAGCGCATAATAACGGGAAAGGTCATGTGAAGGACGTGAGTGGATCGAcaatgaggagaaggccggGGATGCTCGGACCGGCGCCAATTGAGCGTCGAGATTGGAGCGGCAGTGAAAACGACCCCAGGCCCGTTACCCCAGTCTGCAGCAGACGAGGCGATTGGTTGTTCGGCTTCGTATTTCCTCAGAGCCGAGGGAGTTGACAAAGTTTGACGGTCATGCGACGGAGGGGAATTTCGTTTCTGTTTCTTGTGTCGTGAGAGGGCATTCGTGAGAGGTGCTAGACGAGCAGTGCTGGGTTGTCGCGATGGGctgtgttggtgatggcccTCAGTGAGTGGTCTCATGTATGGGCCAGTCAGTCATTGTCCCCCGTGTTTCCGTCCACCTTTGGAGCCGCCTTCTACTCCGTAATTTTCTCAGTTTACGTGGTTCTTACGCGCCCGTGAATACACAGGGTAGGAGGGAGACGCTTGGTTGCTTGAGTCAAATAATGTCAATCGGAAAATGCTCCCTTCCGCCCAAGCCCTAATCTGAACCCCAACCAAGTCGCAGCTCGCATACGCTATTCACTTACAAATGGTAATGAGAATTAAACGAGACAACGGGGTCCCTGTGAACTCGATTGGGTTGAGATGTACTCTCACGTTGAAATAATTGCAAATTTGTTGCTTTTTAATCATGCTTCATACTTCATATTGACAGTCAACAACTAACTACCCATGCCAACCCTCCGCATTACTCTCAGCCCTACAAATTGCCGTCCAATCATCTCTGCCAAGCATTTATTTAAGCCTCAAGCTTGCCATCTCCAGTAAGGTTGAGCGTATTCATGACAGTTGTAGcatccctcttctccagactCTTGTGGACAGGGTTCGGCGCCTCAAACACCTCAGACAGCTCCTCCAGAGTACGATCCTTGGTCtcagggaagaagaagtagaTAAAGACCGCCTCAAAGAGATCCCAGAACACAAAGACCAGGTAGAAGTAGTACTTGATGTGCTGGAAGGCGGGACCGCTGCTGTACTGGATGACCGCCGAGGCCAGGGAGCTGGCAAAGTTGCCAATGGCTGTGCCCTTGGCGCGGATGTCGGTGGACAAGCACTCGGCAATGTAAGCAGACTGAAGGGGCGTCCAACCGAAGGAGAAGACGatgccaaagatgaagatcaTAGCGACGGTTCCGTTGGCAGCGTTCTTGTTGTCTGGTTCGTCGAGAGAGAGCTTGCTGGTgcccgtgatgatggcgaagcaGCATGAGCAAAAGACGATCGAGTACAGCAGGAGAGGGCGTCGTCCGATGACATCTGTAAGTCGGGCTCCGAGAATAGCGCCAAAGAAGCAGAGAACAGGGTTGATACCGTTCAGAGCTAGCACCTTGTGTTGCTGGTGGATGCCGGCGTTCTTAAGCATGACGGGCATGTAGTACGAGCTGATACCAAGTCAGTGCACTGCCCATGAATGCCAGAAGAAAACTCACCTCAAGCTGTTTCCGCTGATCTGTCCAAAGATGGCCATTCCAAGAACA from Fusarium keratoplasticum isolate Fu6.1 chromosome 12, whole genome shotgun sequence includes:
- a CDS encoding Zn(2)-C6 fungal-type domain-containing protein, yielding MEQVDDGLNDSGNWPARKRLRTSHAVPEPSIRDSRYQRISDSVDRCDGGHPCATCAAANQECAYGSEANSRSKTDVILESVLRVERSLHELKSNISSISPQVTSQPQSQASPQDRRTNSFCGSTPDASLRRRSFAIHTPTSQDYRENGNNFENAVLDSMHTSTTESVLQWPHFDVFPQLRSDGMSIFHLEQSRTPLAVTSNPIYPYVDADAIDSILDSFEHNVNFWYPTMSQSQLQAIRSTMENGVPAEDTVHCCLCLLTLALGCASQSVAGLRFATDSEDGEKEKRLRKRKMGDVYFQLALKKIHVAHLQVDSETTQCLFFAAIYFASLVRPLQAWEYLSATATRCMLLLSYPSDKPDAENEERIRRIFWSCYILESDYMAELSACPPSGIARVESSVQLPSVYHTHTSDKEEEESSLYFLACISMRRLLNRVHQLLYARDSGAAFDQSRFPRIVAELQRQLDDWRDVLPASFYFSIDTEETTTEAGGFLRQRYLTCRGVIYRPYLMWMLSDSHVGANDSGLAIPEALANSKACLDACLLHALNLRGFSQTVMIDTWICSLSMSGAMLILLAACQVPALKDLISHRVTRVGDHLQQLFHHWRSISFGADSPSVERSLGLIEKADGYIKESC